A single Acetomicrobium thermoterrenum DSM 13490 DNA region contains:
- a CDS encoding TRAP transporter large permease yields the protein MTSYIAILFTIFIIIGMPIGFVLGVTGLLGMLKTGIPSALYLVPQRYFAGVDMFTLMAMPFFILAGEIMNKSGITSRLVKFSNVLVGHLRGGLAHANIVASIFFAGITGAAVSDTAAIGSMLIPGMVKEGYDKDFSAAVTAASSIIGPTIPPSNIMVIYGAFMQVSIAGLFLAGFIPGLLIAAVEMIVTARIAKKRGYPVGERRATIGEIWKAFKEAAVALVMPVIILGGILSGLFTPTEAASVAVAYAFIIGHFVYGNITYRDLWPLCMKMARTTGVVFLVIASATILGWVLTMEQIPEKVATLMLSISTNKWIVISMILLILLFIGMFMDITAALIILGPILHPLAVSLGFDPIHFGIIMILSLNVALMTPPVGACLFVACGISKITLEQLSREIFPYIVVVYIALIIITFIPGITLFLPRLFGFAN from the coding sequence TTGACGAGTTACATAGCCATTTTGTTCACTATTTTCATTATAATCGGCATGCCGATTGGCTTTGTCCTTGGCGTAACTGGTCTTTTGGGAATGCTGAAAACTGGGATTCCTTCAGCATTGTACCTAGTTCCTCAACGCTATTTCGCTGGTGTAGATATGTTTACTTTAATGGCAATGCCTTTTTTCATCCTTGCAGGTGAAATAATGAATAAATCGGGAATAACATCCCGTTTGGTGAAGTTTAGCAACGTCTTAGTCGGCCATTTGAGAGGCGGTTTAGCCCATGCCAACATAGTTGCATCTATTTTCTTCGCCGGCATAACAGGAGCAGCAGTTAGTGATACCGCAGCCATTGGGTCGATGTTGATCCCCGGAATGGTAAAGGAAGGTTATGATAAGGATTTTTCTGCTGCCGTTACAGCAGCTTCATCAATTATTGGGCCGACGATCCCACCGTCAAATATAATGGTAATATACGGAGCTTTTATGCAGGTCTCAATAGCAGGTCTTTTTTTAGCGGGTTTTATCCCTGGTCTGTTAATAGCTGCCGTAGAGATGATAGTCACCGCTAGAATAGCGAAAAAGCGAGGCTATCCGGTGGGGGAACGCAGGGCAACGATTGGTGAAATTTGGAAGGCCTTCAAGGAGGCGGCTGTTGCATTGGTAATGCCTGTTATAATTTTAGGAGGCATTTTGAGTGGTTTGTTTACTCCAACGGAAGCCGCTTCAGTAGCAGTTGCCTATGCCTTCATAATTGGACATTTCGTTTACGGAAATATAACCTATAGGGATCTTTGGCCTCTATGCATGAAGATGGCACGAACGACGGGCGTGGTGTTTTTGGTAATAGCTTCGGCTACGATTTTAGGTTGGGTTCTTACAATGGAGCAAATTCCCGAAAAGGTTGCAACTTTAATGTTGAGTATCAGCACCAACAAATGGATAGTTATCTCAATGATCTTGTTGATCCTGTTGTTTATAGGCATGTTCATGGATATTACAGCTGCCTTGATCATCTTGGGGCCAATACTGCATCCTTTAGCGGTTAGTTTAGGTTTTGATCCTATTCACTTTGGAATCATCATGATACTATCTCTAAACGTAGCTCTCATGACACCGCCCGTAGGAGCTTGCCTGTTCGTTGCCTGTGGTATAAGCAAGATTACTCTGGAGCAACTTAGCAGAGAGATATTCCCCTATATAGTAGTCGTTTACATAGCCTTAATTATCATTACTTTTATCCCTGGAATTACTTTGTTCTTGCCCAGGTTGTTTGGTTTCGCGAACTAG
- a CDS encoding NAD(P)-dependent malic enzyme encodes MDLTKDEMLKRAQKPAEEAVKLHRYYQGKMQTVPKCCIRDVSDFAIWYTPGVAEPCKEIKKNPDLAYEFTNKGNTIAVVTDGTRVLGLGDIGPEAGLPVMEGKCMLFKYLGGVDAVAICLDTKDPDKFIETVKNLTPAFGGINLEDIAQPKCFYILDELRKDCKIPVWHDDQQGTAAVNLAGLYSGLKITGKRIEDIKVGFFGCGAANVATIRILISAGVDPKNILIADSRGVLHPDRRDLEDVKYDVKRHLAQLTNPQGISGGPEKVFEGADAVFCYTKPGPDVVKKEWVAKMAKDAMLFACANPVPEIWPWEAKEAGARIVATGRSDFPNQINNSLIFPAVFRGTLDVRASVITDEMCIAAAKTLSECAEKIGMSEEYLIPTMDQTWVYPEVAASVGVKAIEQGVAKLTASRDDLVKMAEERIKAAQETTKLLMKEGLIKSL; translated from the coding sequence ATGGATTTAACTAAGGATGAAATGTTGAAAAGGGCCCAAAAGCCTGCAGAGGAAGCTGTTAAGCTACATCGATATTATCAAGGAAAGATGCAGACCGTACCAAAGTGCTGCATCAGAGATGTCTCCGATTTCGCAATATGGTATACTCCCGGCGTAGCGGAGCCCTGCAAGGAGATAAAGAAAAACCCTGATTTGGCTTATGAGTTTACCAATAAAGGGAATACAATAGCCGTCGTTACAGACGGAACGCGAGTATTGGGCCTGGGTGATATAGGACCGGAAGCGGGGTTGCCCGTCATGGAAGGAAAGTGCATGCTCTTTAAGTACCTTGGCGGCGTGGACGCCGTGGCCATCTGCCTTGATACGAAGGACCCCGACAAATTCATCGAGACGGTCAAGAATTTAACTCCTGCCTTCGGAGGAATAAACCTTGAAGATATAGCTCAGCCAAAGTGCTTTTACATACTCGATGAACTGAGAAAGGATTGCAAGATACCCGTATGGCACGACGATCAGCAGGGAACGGCTGCCGTTAACCTCGCTGGCTTGTACAGCGGACTTAAGATAACGGGGAAGAGAATCGAAGATATAAAAGTAGGTTTTTTCGGTTGCGGAGCTGCAAACGTGGCCACGATAAGAATTCTCATAAGTGCAGGGGTCGACCCCAAAAACATACTGATAGCGGATAGCAGGGGAGTGCTTCACCCTGACAGAAGGGACCTCGAGGACGTAAAATACGATGTTAAACGCCATCTCGCCCAATTAACCAACCCTCAGGGGATAAGCGGCGGACCGGAGAAGGTCTTCGAAGGCGCCGATGCTGTCTTTTGCTATACAAAACCAGGCCCGGACGTCGTGAAAAAAGAATGGGTGGCCAAAATGGCAAAAGATGCTATGCTCTTTGCCTGTGCCAATCCTGTGCCGGAGATATGGCCGTGGGAGGCCAAGGAAGCAGGGGCCAGGATAGTGGCTACGGGAAGGTCGGATTTTCCCAACCAGATAAATAATTCTTTAATCTTTCCTGCGGTTTTCAGAGGAACGCTTGACGTCAGGGCATCGGTCATAACGGACGAAATGTGCATCGCTGCAGCAAAAACCCTGTCGGAATGCGCCGAGAAGATAGGAATGAGCGAGGAATACTTGATCCCGACGATGGATCAGACGTGGGTATACCCCGAGGTCGCTGCGTCGGTGGGTGTCAAGGCAATCGAACAGGGAGTGGCGAAACTCACCGCGTCCAGAGACGATCTGGTCAAGATGGCGGAAGAAAGGATAAAGGCAGCCCAGGAGACGACGAAACTTCTTATGAAAGAAGGGTTGATAAAATCTTTGTAA
- a CDS encoding TRAP transporter substrate-binding protein — translation MKAERKCVVFMVAFVFLFVSSVAFGAEKVIKLSHLNPQQPFEVATAAMSAVFKNIVESESGGALKVEIYPAGQLGNERETMEQVQLGVIQSYIASAGGIAIFYPLYSILDIPFALPNYEVAWKVFDGPFGQYLAKDIEEKTGYKVLGFGESGGFFQITNSKRPIKSVADMKGLKIRTMTIPTHEELMRLYGAAPTPVAWAEVYTALQTGVVDGQHNPIPIILTGRLYEVQKYITITNHLYSPYCWVMNKDFYNSLSETEREIVDRAAREANVSGRGLNRIIEASDKGLPTLIKAGMEVNVLSPESLEEFRRIGREGMMEFIEKRFKDEGVELAEKYLKAIEEAED, via the coding sequence ATGAAAGCTGAGAGAAAATGTGTCGTTTTTATGGTAGCCTTTGTGTTTCTGTTTGTTTCGTCGGTAGCTTTTGGAGCAGAAAAAGTAATAAAGCTATCGCACCTCAACCCCCAACAACCCTTTGAGGTTGCCACTGCGGCCATGTCTGCCGTATTCAAAAACATCGTAGAGTCGGAAAGCGGCGGTGCATTAAAGGTAGAGATCTATCCTGCCGGGCAGTTGGGCAACGAGCGCGAGACCATGGAGCAGGTGCAATTGGGAGTGATTCAAAGCTACATCGCTTCTGCTGGAGGAATTGCCATTTTTTATCCCCTCTATAGCATATTGGACATACCCTTCGCCTTGCCCAATTACGAGGTGGCGTGGAAGGTATTTGACGGTCCTTTTGGCCAATATCTTGCCAAAGATATTGAGGAAAAGACTGGATATAAGGTGCTTGGCTTTGGCGAATCGGGAGGATTTTTTCAAATAACGAATAGCAAAAGACCTATTAAAAGCGTAGCAGATATGAAGGGTTTAAAGATCCGGACCATGACTATTCCAACACATGAGGAATTAATGAGGCTTTATGGGGCTGCTCCGACTCCTGTTGCATGGGCTGAGGTTTATACTGCCCTGCAAACGGGCGTGGTGGACGGACAACATAATCCAATTCCCATCATTCTCACCGGAAGGCTCTATGAGGTTCAAAAATACATAACGATTACGAATCACTTATACAGTCCTTATTGTTGGGTGATGAACAAAGATTTCTATAATTCCTTAAGCGAAACAGAAAGAGAGATAGTGGATCGAGCGGCAAGAGAAGCAAATGTTTCGGGCAGAGGGCTTAACAGAATTATAGAGGCCTCAGACAAGGGGTTACCGACACTGATTAAGGCCGGTATGGAAGTGAACGTCCTTTCTCCTGAATCTTTGGAGGAGTTTAGGCGTATAGGAAGGGAAGGTATGATGGAATTCATTGAAAAGAGGTTTAAGGACGAAGGAGTCGAATTGGCGGAGAAATATTTAAAAGCTATTGAAGAGGCAGAAGATTAA
- a CDS encoding alanine/glycine:cation symporter family protein encodes MELVKAANGILWGSLMIWLLIGTGVFYTVRLGFPQIRHIGHVFKVLLGSRKAEEKGISSFQALCTGLAAQVGTGNIAGVATALVSGGPGAVFWMWITALVGMATISAEAILAQLFRVKNADGTYRGGPAYYLEKGLGQRWMGVLFAISIILAMPFVFNAVQCNSIVAGVRGAFLKESSAANIELYLGIVVAIITGVVIFGGLRRIAKVAEIVVPFMAIMYIAIALVTMIMNITEIPAIISLIFKSAFGVRQVAGGIMGHTVAQALRYGVARGLFSNEAGMGSTPNAHATAEVKHPARQGFIAMFGVFVDTVIVCSATTMFILLSGQLSSGLTGVELTQTSMQTVVGSWGPYFISIALMFFAWTSILGNYYYGESNLMYLFSGSGSNIMLLIYRLGVLGMIIFGAVSSVPLVWELADFFNGLMALLNLVGIICLSGIVVKVFRDYENQLRLNPEREPVYARKE; translated from the coding sequence ATGGAGCTTGTAAAGGCGGCGAATGGAATTTTATGGGGTAGTTTGATGATATGGCTATTGATAGGAACGGGCGTTTTCTACACGGTTCGCCTGGGCTTCCCTCAAATACGCCATATAGGACATGTGTTTAAGGTGTTGTTGGGAAGCAGAAAAGCGGAGGAGAAGGGCATTTCTTCCTTTCAGGCCCTCTGCACTGGTTTGGCAGCGCAAGTGGGTACGGGTAACATCGCCGGAGTTGCGACTGCCTTGGTCTCAGGAGGGCCCGGAGCTGTCTTTTGGATGTGGATTACGGCTTTGGTAGGCATGGCTACAATTTCTGCCGAAGCCATCCTGGCCCAGCTTTTCAGGGTCAAAAACGCAGACGGTACATATCGTGGCGGACCGGCCTATTACTTGGAAAAGGGCCTTGGGCAAAGGTGGATGGGCGTCCTTTTTGCCATAAGCATCATCCTGGCCATGCCCTTCGTATTCAATGCGGTGCAGTGTAACTCGATCGTTGCAGGAGTAAGAGGTGCTTTTCTGAAGGAATCTTCAGCAGCAAACATCGAACTTTACCTTGGGATAGTCGTGGCAATAATAACCGGAGTGGTAATTTTTGGGGGCCTGAGAAGGATAGCGAAGGTGGCAGAAATTGTGGTTCCCTTTATGGCAATTATGTATATAGCCATTGCCTTGGTTACCATGATAATGAATATTACGGAAATACCTGCCATTATTTCTCTCATCTTCAAGAGCGCTTTTGGGGTGAGGCAGGTCGCCGGCGGCATAATGGGACATACCGTGGCACAGGCTTTAAGATATGGAGTGGCGAGGGGGCTTTTCTCTAACGAAGCAGGCATGGGTTCCACTCCGAATGCCCATGCTACAGCCGAGGTGAAACATCCTGCGCGCCAAGGCTTTATCGCCATGTTCGGTGTTTTCGTCGATACTGTAATAGTATGTTCGGCCACTACAATGTTCATTCTGCTCTCAGGACAGCTTTCCAGCGGGCTTACTGGTGTTGAGCTGACCCAAACTTCCATGCAGACGGTCGTGGGCTCATGGGGTCCCTACTTCATTAGTATAGCTCTTATGTTTTTTGCCTGGACATCGATATTGGGAAATTACTACTACGGAGAAAGCAATCTGATGTATTTGTTTTCCGGGTCCGGCAGCAATATCATGCTTTTAATTTACAGGCTCGGGGTTTTGGGAATGATAATATTTGGAGCTGTTAGCTCCGTGCCTCTGGTATGGGAATTGGCCGATTTCTTCAACGGTTTGATGGCCCTGCTCAACCTCGTTGGTATCATTTGTCTCTCGGGAATAGTCGTCAAAGTTTTCAGGGATTACGAAAATCAATTGAGGTTGAATCCAGAGCGGGAGCCCGTTTATGCCAGAAAAGAGTAG
- a CDS encoding TRAP transporter small permease, translating into MTDKSNAKNNIDYFKVISKAGDLLEKIVSVPVFVFSIAMTVTVLLGVFFRYLLRTPLGWTEELSRYLMIWMALLSVALCIWRHEHVGVTLFIKKIPIKIAKAIVLFSNILVFYFLYVLTKYGFIMADKGKYQISSALNTTMKWWLMAVPVSSIVCMVFLACKMFLDIKRSNIEEILMSEEVLDAVKREEKLDI; encoded by the coding sequence ATGACTGATAAATCAAATGCTAAAAACAATATTGACTACTTTAAAGTTATAAGCAAGGCGGGAGATCTCTTAGAGAAAATAGTTTCAGTGCCAGTGTTCGTCTTCTCTATTGCTATGACTGTTACAGTTTTATTAGGCGTGTTCTTTCGCTATTTGCTCAGGACGCCTCTCGGTTGGACCGAGGAATTGTCAAGGTACTTGATGATATGGATGGCATTACTTTCAGTTGCATTGTGTATATGGAGACATGAGCATGTGGGGGTAACTCTTTTTATTAAGAAAATTCCCATTAAAATAGCCAAAGCGATAGTATTATTTTCAAATATATTGGTATTTTATTTTTTATATGTATTGACGAAATATGGCTTTATAATGGCGGACAAGGGGAAATATCAAATTTCAAGCGCGTTAAATACGACAATGAAATGGTGGTTGATGGCTGTACCAGTAAGTTCAATTGTTTGTATGGTTTTTTTGGCCTGCAAAATGTTTCTCGACATTAAGAGATCAAATATAGAGGAGATCTTGATGTCCGAGGAAGTATTGGATGCTGTAAAAAGGGAAGAAAAACTAGATATTTGA
- a CDS encoding serine hydroxymethyltransferase, whose amino-acid sequence MIEKSLISSLSQADPTVCGMMEGELSRQRDGLELIASENFVSLAVLQAQGSVLTNKYAEGYPHKKYYGGCEYVENIEELAIKRACELFGAEHANVQPHSGTQANMAVYFSVMEPGDTLLAMNLDQGGHLSHGHPLNFTGKWYKIVPYGVKPDTETIDYEAVEALAKEHRPKVIVAGASAYPRFIDFKRFSDIAREVGAILMVDMAHIAGLVAGGAHPSPVPYADFVTTTTHKTLRGPRGALILCKEKYGAQLDRTVFPGIQGGPFMHVIAAKAVCFHLAMQPEFKEYAKQIVANAKALAKGLSERGFRLVSGGTDNHMILVDLRSKNITGKDAEKVLEGVGITVNKNMIPFDPEKPMVTSGIRIGTPALTTRGMKEKEMELVADLIDRALSNPDNESEKEKVYREVKELAHRFPLYPELSNPWA is encoded by the coding sequence ATGATAGAAAAGAGCTTGATCTCATCGTTATCCCAGGCGGATCCTACGGTTTGCGGGATGATGGAAGGCGAATTATCCAGACAACGCGACGGATTGGAGCTCATTGCTTCGGAAAACTTCGTCTCATTGGCGGTCCTTCAAGCCCAGGGTTCGGTACTTACCAATAAATATGCAGAAGGATACCCTCATAAAAAATACTATGGCGGTTGCGAATACGTGGAGAACATCGAAGAGTTGGCCATAAAGCGGGCGTGTGAACTTTTCGGGGCGGAGCATGCAAACGTTCAGCCTCACTCAGGCACCCAGGCCAACATGGCCGTTTATTTTTCGGTGATGGAGCCGGGCGATACGCTCCTTGCCATGAACCTGGATCAGGGAGGTCACCTTTCGCACGGGCATCCTTTGAACTTTACGGGCAAATGGTATAAGATCGTCCCCTATGGAGTAAAGCCCGATACGGAGACTATAGATTACGAAGCCGTCGAGGCTTTGGCCAAGGAACACAGGCCCAAGGTGATTGTCGCCGGCGCAAGTGCCTATCCGCGTTTCATAGACTTCAAACGTTTCAGCGATATAGCCCGGGAAGTGGGCGCGATTTTGATGGTCGACATGGCTCACATAGCCGGGCTTGTCGCAGGAGGCGCCCATCCCAGCCCTGTGCCTTATGCAGATTTTGTGACCACGACTACCCATAAGACACTGCGCGGTCCGCGGGGCGCCTTGATCCTCTGCAAGGAAAAATACGGTGCGCAGCTGGACCGAACGGTCTTCCCCGGTATCCAGGGAGGCCCTTTCATGCACGTGATAGCAGCCAAAGCGGTATGCTTCCACCTTGCCATGCAACCTGAATTCAAGGAGTACGCCAAGCAGATTGTTGCCAACGCAAAGGCTTTGGCTAAGGGCCTTAGCGAGCGAGGCTTCAGGCTCGTCTCGGGAGGCACGGATAACCACATGATACTTGTGGATCTGCGGAGCAAAAATATAACGGGCAAGGATGCTGAAAAAGTCTTGGAAGGCGTGGGCATCACCGTAAACAAGAACATGATCCCCTTTGACCCCGAAAAGCCGATGGTGACAAGCGGCATTCGCATAGGAACTCCTGCTTTAACGACCAGGGGAATGAAAGAAAAGGAGATGGAGCTCGTAGCCGACCTAATCGACAGAGCCTTGTCCAATCCCGACAACGAAAGCGAAAAAGAAAAGGTTTACCGCGAGGTCAAGGAGCTTGCTCACCGCTTCCCGCTTTATCCGGAACTGAGCAATCCTTGGGCTTAA
- the deoC gene encoding deoxyribose-phosphate aldolase, translated as MTKDEFAKYIDHTNLSPKAARSDIKTLCEDALRYNFAAVCVNPCRVGLAASFLEGSSVKVASVVGFPLGATFTEAKALETKHALRSGASEIDMVINIGALKDGDDKFVIKDISAVVKAADGATVKVILECCYLTDEEKARGCRLSVKAGANFVKTSTGFGSGGATIEDVKILRENVPANIGVKAAGGIRDFKTAYAFIKVGATRIGTSSGPQIMSSFDPLV; from the coding sequence ATGACAAAAGACGAATTTGCAAAATATATCGATCATACGAATTTAAGTCCTAAGGCTGCGCGTTCGGATATAAAAACTTTATGCGAGGATGCCCTTCGATACAACTTTGCCGCCGTTTGCGTAAATCCCTGTAGAGTGGGCTTAGCAGCATCGTTTCTTGAAGGTTCTAGCGTAAAAGTCGCTTCCGTTGTGGGTTTTCCTTTGGGAGCAACCTTCACTGAGGCCAAAGCACTTGAAACTAAACATGCCCTAAGAAGCGGCGCATCCGAGATAGATATGGTCATAAATATCGGAGCCCTGAAGGATGGGGATGACAAATTTGTCATAAAAGACATCTCCGCCGTAGTAAAAGCCGCTGACGGCGCTACGGTAAAGGTTATACTTGAGTGCTGTTATCTGACGGATGAAGAGAAAGCGAGAGGCTGCCGGCTGTCGGTCAAAGCGGGAGCAAATTTCGTCAAAACCTCTACAGGATTTGGAAGCGGCGGAGCAACGATAGAAGACGTGAAGATCCTTCGCGAAAATGTACCAGCAAACATAGGGGTTAAAGCCGCCGGAGGAATTCGCGATTTTAAAACCGCTTACGCTTTTATAAAAGTTGGTGCAACCAGGATAGGAACGAGCAGCGGGCCTCAAATAATGTCCTCTTTTGATCCTTTGGTTTAA
- a CDS encoding B12-binding domain-containing radical SAM protein: MLGINPPVFDFAFFDFWAKPLGLLYILEYLRRRGNTVNLIDCIYEGRDKPKSYGRYKPKRREIGKPLPYKAIPRRFYHFGMTKEELEERLSAIEPPDIILMTSGMTYWYLGVKWCIEIVKGIFPDVPLLLGGIYAQLCPDHAQGLGADGVQTTPLGVPFFRPALDLYDAPEYGITITSIGCPLNCKYCASKRLWPKYRKRNVDEVIDDISFQAGMRSVGDIAFYDDALLLDKERHFYPLCDELKKRHGHLRYHTPNGLHVREIDEACARYLYETGFKTIRLSLESTDPSIQKAGSDKVHDNQYIRAVGNLLKAGYTHEDIETYILVGLPGQKYETVERAIHFVKSLGATVKLAEYSPIPGTPMFDECAKIFPLLKEDPLYQNNTAYCGYMTPDLTQINLQRLKNLAKNKIRDGVKASIRRDDPPLT; the protein is encoded by the coding sequence GTGCTGGGTATAAACCCTCCTGTCTTCGATTTTGCCTTTTTCGACTTCTGGGCAAAACCACTGGGGTTGTTATACATTCTGGAATACCTTCGTCGCAGGGGCAATACCGTAAATTTGATCGACTGTATTTACGAAGGAAGGGATAAGCCTAAGTCATACGGACGCTACAAACCCAAAAGAAGGGAAATAGGAAAACCCCTACCCTACAAGGCCATCCCCCGCCGGTTTTATCACTTTGGAATGACGAAAGAAGAGCTGGAGGAAAGGCTTTCCGCGATAGAGCCTCCCGATATTATCCTCATGACCTCCGGCATGACCTATTGGTATCTTGGCGTAAAATGGTGTATAGAAATCGTAAAAGGCATTTTCCCCGATGTACCTTTGCTGTTGGGTGGCATATACGCCCAACTATGTCCCGATCATGCACAAGGTCTTGGCGCAGACGGAGTCCAAACGACGCCGCTCGGCGTGCCCTTCTTCCGTCCTGCATTGGATTTGTACGATGCTCCAGAGTACGGGATTACGATTACCTCCATCGGCTGTCCTTTAAACTGCAAATATTGCGCCTCAAAAAGGCTTTGGCCAAAATACAGGAAGCGCAACGTTGACGAAGTTATTGACGATATATCCTTTCAGGCCGGCATGCGATCCGTTGGAGATATCGCCTTTTACGACGACGCGCTCTTACTAGACAAGGAAAGACACTTCTACCCCCTATGCGATGAACTCAAAAAAAGGCATGGCCACCTGCGTTACCACACCCCAAACGGATTGCACGTGAGGGAAATTGACGAAGCTTGTGCCCGTTATCTGTACGAAACAGGCTTTAAAACTATACGGCTAAGCCTTGAAAGCACCGACCCTTCAATACAAAAAGCGGGCTCCGACAAGGTTCATGATAATCAATATATAAGGGCCGTAGGAAACCTGCTTAAGGCAGGTTACACCCACGAGGACATAGAAACCTATATTCTGGTGGGCCTTCCAGGACAGAAATACGAGACTGTAGAGAGGGCAATCCATTTTGTAAAATCCCTGGGTGCGACAGTCAAACTAGCGGAATACTCTCCCATACCCGGAACGCCCATGTTCGACGAATGTGCTAAGATTTTTCCTCTACTGAAAGAAGACCCTCTATACCAGAACAACACCGCCTATTGCGGGTATATGACACCCGATTTAACACAAATAAATCTGCAAAGGTTAAAAAATCTGGCCAAGAATAAAATAAGGGACGGGGTGAAGGCTTCCATTAGACGCGACGACCCGCCCCTGACTTAA
- the purE gene encoding 5-(carboxyamino)imidazole ribonucleotide mutase: protein MDKPLIGIVMGSDSDVERLKGAFDVLKELEVPFEVTIASAHRTPKDVANYAKTANDRGIKVIIAAAGLSAALPGVLAAHTTLPVIGLPLEVGPLKGMDALLAMAQMPPGIPVATVGIGQAVNAALLAVQILSLQDSSCSKKTTQYREKASKKVSTARDTLTELPKAPPEAFLG, encoded by the coding sequence ATGGACAAACCGCTAATAGGCATAGTGATGGGGTCGGACTCAGATGTAGAGCGCCTGAAGGGCGCTTTTGACGTATTGAAGGAATTGGAGGTTCCTTTTGAAGTCACGATAGCTTCAGCTCACAGGACTCCAAAGGACGTGGCAAACTACGCTAAAACGGCAAATGACCGGGGTATCAAGGTAATTATAGCCGCAGCCGGGCTTTCAGCTGCTTTGCCGGGTGTTTTGGCCGCCCATACGACGCTTCCCGTCATAGGCCTCCCGTTGGAAGTAGGCCCATTAAAGGGCATGGATGCCCTGCTTGCCATGGCTCAAATGCCTCCGGGAATACCAGTCGCGACCGTGGGGATAGGACAGGCTGTCAATGCTGCCCTCCTTGCGGTTCAAATTCTTTCCCTTCAAGATTCCTCATGCAGCAAAAAGACCACACAATACCGGGAGAAGGCATCAAAGAAAGTATCAACGGCACGAGACACTTTGACCGAGCTTCCTAAAGCTCCTCCAGAGGCATTTTTAGGCTAA
- a CDS encoding argininosuccinate synthase: MYKGKVVLAYSGGLDTSVAIKWLMDQGYDVVTFTADVGQVVDLEACKERALLTGACNAYVMDLKEEFVQDFVWPALKANAMYQGTYPLTSALSRPLISKYLAKIAEIEGAVAVAHGCTGKGQDQVRIEVCTRALKPDLKVLAPVRDWHFSRDDEIDYAKEHGIPVPVTKKSPYSIDENLWGRSIECGPLEDPWTEPPSDAFKLTADPWDAPDEVEYVEITFKEGLPVALNGEEMDGVALIAKLNEIAGKHGVGRIDMIEDRLVGFKSREVYECPAPVVLLQAKKALEKMTLAKDVIAAKADLELKYAELAYVGYWFSPLKDALDAFFNQAQKVVNGVVRVRLYKGQSTVVGLKSPNSLYVDDLATYSTGDSFDHSAAVGFINIWGLPVVTWKQVHGSKKPAYQCEASSEKEPISSNQKG, translated from the coding sequence ATGTATAAAGGTAAAGTGGTTTTAGCTTATAGTGGAGGGCTCGATACTTCAGTCGCTATAAAGTGGCTCATGGATCAAGGATATGATGTCGTAACCTTTACTGCAGACGTCGGACAGGTAGTCGATTTGGAGGCCTGCAAGGAGAGGGCTCTTCTGACCGGTGCTTGTAATGCCTATGTTATGGATCTCAAGGAGGAGTTTGTCCAGGATTTCGTGTGGCCTGCTCTGAAGGCTAACGCCATGTATCAGGGAACGTATCCCTTGACGTCAGCGCTTTCTAGGCCTCTGATATCCAAGTATTTGGCAAAAATCGCTGAGATCGAGGGAGCTGTCGCCGTTGCACACGGTTGCACGGGAAAGGGTCAAGACCAGGTCCGCATAGAAGTTTGTACCAGGGCATTAAAGCCGGATTTGAAGGTCTTGGCACCCGTAAGGGATTGGCACTTCTCCCGGGATGACGAGATAGATTACGCCAAAGAACATGGAATCCCCGTTCCCGTCACAAAGAAAAGCCCCTACAGCATTGACGAGAACTTATGGGGACGTTCCATCGAATGCGGTCCTCTTGAGGATCCCTGGACAGAACCGCCGTCCGATGCCTTTAAGCTCACAGCGGATCCCTGGGATGCTCCTGATGAAGTGGAATACGTGGAGATAACCTTCAAAGAAGGCCTGCCTGTGGCCCTGAACGGCGAGGAGATGGACGGCGTTGCTCTGATCGCTAAGCTGAACGAGATAGCCGGTAAACATGGAGTGGGACGAATAGATATGATCGAAGACAGGCTTGTGGGATTTAAGAGCAGGGAAGTGTATGAATGTCCGGCGCCTGTCGTGTTGCTTCAGGCCAAAAAGGCATTGGAGAAGATGACCCTGGCGAAGGATGTAATAGCTGCTAAGGCTGACCTGGAATTGAAATACGCCGAGCTGGCTTACGTGGGCTATTGGTTTTCTCCCCTAAAGGATGCGTTAGACGCCTTCTTCAATCAGGCGCAAAAGGTCGTCAATGGAGTCGTAAGGGTTAGGTTGTATAAGGGGCAAAGCACGGTAGTTGGCCTTAAATCCCCCAATTCTCTCTACGTTGACGATCTAGCCACCTATTCGACGGGAGATAGCTTCGATCACTCTGCTGCTGTAGGCTTCATAAACATTTGGGGGTTGCCCGTTGTGACGTGGAAACAGGTCCATGGGTCAAAAAAGCCCGCATACCAATGTGAGGCCTCTTCAGAAAAAGAGCCTATAAGCTCAAACCAAAAAGGCTAG